A region from the Bacteroidota bacterium genome encodes:
- a CDS encoding type II and III secretion system protein codes for MLRFLVPRYLPACVLLFAAGLLAQDALAQIDPTPPQRQIRTYIPPDQLVSFSAETPFNQFVEFVNPLFQRVTGKAVVDLTERTAPIGVNVSGLQFLDAFELVLAQSGLVYRETDRYFLVEPFSAAGDPSVVGPATPAPVVVSRTPEVTGDDREIRIDAIIFEANVDRLRELGTNWTRLLGSQQQGGGGGSTGNDSNRLRLFLNTEPLFDQLSDVLTGPDQIDLAEINAFFRLLESRGVGETISSPSIVVRSGEEGRIQSGSDIPVTLRDFAGNTVVQYIATGVIVTVRPVLILDDEDPGRDPVEFIHLVVDVEKSSGRLGGNGLIIDKNEAATDVLLLDGEQTVIGGLYSTEESVSRSGIPILMDIPLLGYLFSTKNRSLIERELIIVLQTRLVDPLRERAQRAFRTDIRDEEREDVRRRLLRANPTTEPYLDELPENDDQ; via the coding sequence ATGCTCCGTTTCCTCGTACCCCGCTACCTGCCCGCCTGCGTGCTCCTGTTCGCCGCAGGCCTGCTCGCCCAGGACGCGCTGGCCCAGATCGACCCGACGCCGCCCCAGCGGCAGATCCGCACCTACATCCCGCCCGACCAGCTCGTCTCGTTCTCGGCCGAGACCCCGTTCAACCAGTTCGTCGAGTTCGTCAACCCGCTCTTCCAGCGCGTCACCGGCAAGGCCGTCGTGGACCTCACCGAGCGGACCGCCCCCATCGGCGTCAACGTCTCCGGCCTCCAGTTCCTCGACGCGTTCGAACTCGTGCTCGCGCAGTCGGGCCTGGTCTACCGCGAGACCGACCGCTACTTCCTGGTCGAGCCGTTCTCGGCGGCGGGCGATCCGAGCGTCGTGGGACCGGCCACGCCCGCCCCGGTCGTCGTCTCGCGCACGCCCGAGGTGACGGGCGACGACCGCGAGATCCGCATCGACGCCATCATCTTCGAGGCCAACGTAGACCGCCTGCGCGAACTCGGGACTAACTGGACCCGCCTGCTCGGCAGCCAGCAGCAGGGCGGCGGGGGCGGCTCGACGGGCAACGACAGCAACCGCCTCCGGCTCTTCCTCAACACCGAGCCGCTCTTCGACCAGCTCTCCGACGTGCTCACCGGGCCGGACCAGATCGACCTCGCGGAGATCAACGCGTTCTTCCGGCTCCTCGAGTCGCGCGGCGTCGGCGAGACGATCTCGAGCCCGAGCATCGTGGTCCGCAGCGGGGAGGAGGGGCGGATCCAGAGCGGGTCCGACATCCCGGTGACGCTCCGCGACTTCGCCGGCAACACCGTCGTGCAGTACATCGCCACGGGCGTCATCGTCACCGTGCGCCCCGTGCTCATCCTCGACGACGAGGACCCGGGCCGCGACCCAGTCGAGTTCATTCACCTCGTCGTCGACGTGGAGAAAAGCTCGGGCCGGCTCGGCGGTAACGGGCTCATCATCGACAAAAACGAGGCGGCGACCGACGTGCTCCTGCTCGATGGCGAGCAGACCGTCATCGGTGGGCTCTACTCGACCGAGGAGTCGGTCTCGCGGAGCGGCATCCCGATCCTGATGGACATCCCACTGCTCGGCTACCTCTTCTCGACCAAGAACCGCTCGCTCATCGAGCGCGAACTGATCATCGTGCTGCAGACGCGCCTCGTGGATCCGCTGCGGGAGCGGGCGCAGCGAGCCTTCAGGACCGACATCAGAGACGAGGAGCGGGAGGACGTCCGGCGACGTCTCCTGCGGGCCAACCCCACGACGGAGCCGTACCTGGACGAGCTACCGGAGAACGACGACCAGTGA
- the hemL gene encoding glutamate-1-semialdehyde 2,1-aminomutase codes for MPAHNLSQSKTLFATAQHAIPGGVNSPVRAFKSVGGTPVFFERAAGPHLFDADGNRYVDYIGSWGPMLFGHAHPDVVRAVQDAATRSTSFGAPTEIEIRLAELVVELVPSVEKVRFVNSGTEATMSAVRLARGFTGRDKFVKFEGHYHGHGDFFLIAAGSGAMTFGEPNSPGVTEGNARDTLLATFNDLGSVRDVLEANRGEVACVIAEPIAGNMGCIPPAEGFLEGLRALCDEHGAILIFDEVMTGFRVAPGGAQERYGVTPDLTTLGKIIGGGLPVGAYGGRKDIMDYVSPAGPVYQAGTLSGNPLAMHAGYAVLRRIADDPGVYDRLERYGDLFESGTRGNLSALGLDLYQTRVGSMGCLFFSGEPVVDSPSAQRCDAARYGRYFHAMLEEGIYLAPSQFEAYFFSDTHGASDLADTLNAQRCALERAFDDAWEPAATVPDPVQVDGQRGVSGLRSPAS; via the coding sequence ATGCCCGCTCATAACCTTTCCCAGAGCAAGACCCTGTTCGCAACCGCCCAGCACGCCATCCCCGGCGGCGTCAACTCGCCCGTCCGCGCCTTCAAGAGCGTGGGTGGCACGCCCGTGTTCTTCGAACGTGCCGCCGGGCCGCACCTCTTCGACGCCGACGGCAACCGCTACGTGGACTACATCGGGAGCTGGGGGCCGATGCTCTTCGGGCACGCCCACCCGGACGTCGTCCGCGCCGTGCAGGACGCCGCGACGCGCTCGACCTCGTTCGGGGCGCCGACCGAGATCGAGATCCGCCTCGCCGAGCTCGTCGTCGAGCTCGTGCCGAGCGTGGAGAAGGTCCGCTTTGTCAACTCGGGGACCGAGGCCACGATGAGCGCCGTCCGCCTCGCGCGCGGCTTCACCGGGCGCGACAAGTTCGTCAAGTTCGAGGGGCACTACCACGGGCACGGCGACTTCTTCCTGATCGCCGCCGGCAGCGGCGCGATGACCTTCGGCGAGCCGAACTCGCCCGGCGTCACCGAGGGCAACGCCCGCGACACGCTCCTCGCCACCTTCAACGACCTCGGCAGCGTCCGCGACGTGCTCGAGGCGAACCGGGGCGAGGTCGCCTGCGTCATCGCCGAGCCGATCGCGGGCAACATGGGCTGCATCCCACCCGCTGAGGGCTTCCTCGAAGGGCTGCGCGCGCTCTGCGACGAGCACGGCGCGATCCTCATCTTCGACGAGGTCATGACCGGCTTCCGGGTCGCGCCGGGCGGCGCGCAGGAGCGCTACGGCGTCACGCCCGACCTCACGACGCTCGGCAAGATCATCGGCGGCGGCCTGCCGGTGGGGGCCTACGGCGGCCGGAAGGACATCATGGACTACGTCTCGCCCGCCGGGCCGGTCTACCAGGCGGGCACGCTCTCCGGCAACCCCCTCGCCATGCACGCGGGCTACGCCGTCCTCCGCCGCATCGCCGACGACCCCGGGGTCTACGACCGGCTCGAGCGCTACGGCGACCTCTTCGAGAGCGGCACCCGGGGCAACCTCAGCGCCCTCGGCCTCGACCTCTACCAGACCCGCGTCGGGTCGATGGGCTGCCTCTTCTTCAGCGGGGAGCCGGTGGTGGACTCGCCCTCGGCGCAGCGCTGCGACGCGGCGCGCTACGGGCGCTACTTCCACGCGATGCTCGAGGAGGGCATCTACCTCGCCCCGAGCCAGTTTGAGGCGTACTTTTTCTCTGACACGCACGGGGCCTCGGACCTCGCCGACACGCTCAACGCGCAGCGCTGCGCGCTCGAGCGGGCCTTCGACGACGCGTGGGAGCCGGCGGCTACGGTGCCGGACCCCGTGCAGGTGGACGGGCAGCGCGGCGTCAGCGGCCTCCGCTCCCCGGCGAGCTGA
- a CDS encoding four helix bundle protein, with translation MQDFKHLRVWETAHQLVLVIYRVTAHFPKEEQYGLTSQLRRAATSVPSNIAEGCGRDSDGDFARFLRIAQGSANEVEYQLFLASDLGYLDAVVYGDLARQIAEAKRMLNAFIQRVDPKKPRAKS, from the coding sequence ATGCAGGATTTCAAGCACCTTCGAGTCTGGGAGACAGCTCACCAGCTAGTTCTGGTCATCTATCGAGTCACAGCGCATTTTCCGAAGGAGGAGCAGTATGGTCTGACGAGTCAGCTTCGGCGAGCTGCTACGTCCGTGCCGTCGAATATTGCGGAAGGATGTGGACGAGACAGCGATGGCGACTTCGCTCGCTTCCTGCGAATCGCACAAGGCTCCGCCAACGAAGTTGAATATCAGCTTTTTCTCGCTTCAGACCTGGGCTACTTGGATGCTGTTGTCTACGGCGACCTCGCTCGACAGATCGCAGAGGCCAAACGAATGCTCAACGCCTTCATCCAACGTGTCGATCCCAAGAAGCCAAGAGCCAAAAGCTAA
- a CDS encoding class I SAM-dependent methyltransferase translates to MSTALEAPPRPPSAHLLRTMAAVPVQSRVLDLGCATGRHTEPLAQLGFDLWACDEDEAAVAATRDRLAETVGEEEAARRVTPARTAALGYPDDHFDWVVAYGTYDRAGSAAEVKEMLAETRRVLKNGGWVLTAFRRALAGPAMTPETLAKLFAEAGLALAEDPVEEEDVVRGIFRRVDLGTPV, encoded by the coding sequence ATGAGCACGGCCCTGGAAGCACCGCCTCGGCCGCCGTCCGCGCACCTGCTCCGAACGATGGCGGCCGTCCCCGTGCAGAGCCGCGTGCTCGACCTCGGCTGCGCCACCGGCCGCCACACCGAGCCGCTCGCCCAACTTGGCTTCGACCTGTGGGCGTGCGACGAGGACGAAGCGGCCGTTGCCGCGACGCGCGACCGGCTGGCGGAGACTGTTGGCGAAGAAGAGGCCGCCCGGCGCGTTACGCCCGCCCGCACCGCCGCGCTGGGCTACCCCGACGACCACTTCGACTGGGTCGTGGCCTACGGCACCTACGACCGGGCCGGCTCCGCCGCCGAGGTCAAAGAGATGCTGGCCGAGACGCGCCGCGTGCTCAAGAACGGCGGCTGGGTCCTCACCGCCTTCCGCCGCGCGCTCGCCGGGCCGGCGATGACCCCCGAGACCCTCGCCAAGCTGTTCGCCGAAGCCGGCCTCGCCCTCGCCGAGGACCCGGTGGAAGAGGAAGACGTAGTGCGAGGGATCTTCCGCCGGGTGGACCTGGGAACGCCAGTCTGA
- the hemH gene encoding ferrochelatase — translation MTPREFLKVYNYDKRLITGGYYSQQPVSVEPGDRVGVVMMNLGGPMKEEDVEPFLYNLFMDPAIIDIPVPKRPRHWLSRLISRKRAKFVGEDYKMIGGNSPINQLTREQAEALESRLNARYGPITGATFHTYVAMRYWLPSSEDCAEQMDADGIDKVVLLPLYPHYSKTTTGASLVYLKALEEAGEMTPRPTSLVYEYARHPYFAQAISERIDEGLQRFSHGVRDRVHLLFSAHGTPVKEMKQRRDPYCCLVHSTVQSVMDLRAKREDRPFHVAFQSKVGPAEWLTPSTPGKLEELGEEGVNAVLVIPVAFVTDHIETAYELDIEVREEAEEAGIEHYEVTCGLNSHPLFIEALAEAVAAQMSSTRVTEGDGAAAALPRPIPSLPRHKSKNRTVRCHQCLCITEAHCWDQARVVSEPAIRADISVRRDRDAA, via the coding sequence ATGACGCCACGCGAGTTCCTGAAGGTATACAACTACGACAAGCGCCTCATCACGGGGGGCTACTACTCGCAGCAGCCGGTGAGCGTGGAGCCAGGCGACCGCGTGGGCGTCGTGATGATGAACCTCGGCGGCCCTATGAAAGAGGAGGACGTCGAGCCGTTCCTCTACAACCTCTTCATGGACCCGGCCATCATCGATATCCCGGTTCCGAAGCGGCCTCGCCACTGGCTCAGCCGGCTCATCTCCCGGAAGCGCGCCAAGTTCGTCGGCGAGGACTACAAGATGATCGGGGGCAACTCGCCGATCAACCAGCTCACGCGCGAGCAGGCGGAAGCGCTCGAATCCCGCCTCAACGCCCGCTACGGGCCCATCACCGGAGCGACGTTTCACACCTACGTCGCCATGCGGTACTGGCTGCCGTCGAGCGAGGACTGCGCGGAGCAGATGGACGCCGACGGCATCGACAAGGTCGTTCTGCTGCCGCTCTACCCGCACTACTCCAAGACGACCACAGGTGCGTCGCTGGTCTACCTGAAAGCGCTCGAAGAGGCCGGCGAGATGACGCCGCGCCCGACCTCGCTCGTCTACGAGTACGCCCGGCACCCGTACTTCGCCCAGGCCATCAGCGAGCGCATCGACGAGGGGCTGCAGCGCTTCTCGCACGGCGTCCGCGACCGGGTCCACCTGCTGTTCTCGGCCCACGGCACGCCGGTCAAGGAGATGAAGCAGCGCCGCGACCCGTACTGCTGCCTGGTCCACTCGACGGTGCAGTCCGTGATGGACCTGCGCGCCAAGCGCGAAGACCGCCCGTTCCACGTCGCCTTCCAGAGCAAGGTCGGCCCGGCGGAGTGGCTCACCCCGAGCACCCCGGGCAAGCTCGAAGAACTCGGCGAGGAGGGCGTGAACGCGGTCCTCGTCATTCCCGTAGCCTTCGTCACGGACCACATCGAGACGGCCTACGAGCTCGACATCGAGGTGCGCGAGGAGGCTGAAGAGGCCGGCATCGAGCACTACGAGGTGACGTGCGGGCTCAACAGCCACCCGCTCTTCATCGAGGCGCTCGCCGAGGCCGTCGCCGCCCAGATGAGTTCGACGCGGGTCACCGAAGGGGACGGGGCCGCCGCTGCGCTGCCCCGGCCGATCCCATCGCTGCCGCGCCACAAGTCCAAGAACCGGACGGTGCGCTGCCACCAGTGCCTCTGCATCACCGAGGCACACTGCTGGGACCAGGCGAGGGTCGTCTCCGAACCCGCCATCCGCGCCGACATCTCCGTTCGCCGCGACAGGGACGCAGCATGA
- the hemF gene encoding oxygen-dependent coproporphyrinogen oxidase: MLDDHRRAERLRQETRTDRSLGERMQAFVEALQTRICRAFERLDGAATFTSDRWERPGGGGGLTRIISGGEVWEKGGVSTSAVHGDLPARMVEALGVSAGRFFATGLSLVMHPQNPYVPAVHANFRYFALGDDPLDPADQWFGGGADLTPVYPDRADAEHFHGVWKQVCDAHDVADYRAFKRQCDAYFYLPHREETRGVGGIFFDYLRDDPEGTFLFVRQAGRAFLSSYVPVAERRKDTPWGGRERDFQVHRRGRYAEFNLAFDRGTRFGLETGGRTESVLMSLPPVVRWDYDQRPEQGTPEAEALAFFRPHDWLGVEAGEGSEEI, encoded by the coding sequence ATGCTCGACGACCACCGCCGCGCGGAGCGGCTCCGCCAGGAAACGCGCACCGACCGGTCGCTCGGCGAGCGGATGCAGGCGTTCGTCGAGGCGCTCCAGACGCGGATCTGCCGGGCGTTCGAGCGCCTCGACGGCGCGGCGACGTTCACCTCCGACCGCTGGGAGCGGCCCGGCGGTGGGGGCGGGCTGACGCGCATCATCAGCGGGGGCGAGGTGTGGGAGAAAGGGGGCGTCAGCACCTCGGCCGTGCACGGCGACCTGCCGGCGCGGATGGTCGAGGCGCTCGGCGTGAGCGCGGGGCGGTTCTTCGCCACCGGCCTCTCGCTCGTCATGCACCCGCAGAACCCGTATGTCCCGGCAGTCCACGCCAACTTCCGCTACTTCGCCCTCGGCGACGACCCGTTGGACCCTGCCGACCAGTGGTTCGGCGGCGGGGCCGACCTCACGCCGGTCTACCCCGACCGGGCCGACGCCGAGCACTTCCACGGCGTCTGGAAGCAGGTCTGCGACGCGCACGACGTGGCCGACTACCGCGCCTTCAAGCGGCAGTGCGACGCCTACTTCTACCTCCCGCACCGCGAGGAGACGCGCGGCGTCGGCGGCATCTTCTTCGACTACCTCCGCGACGACCCCGAGGGCACCTTCCTCTTCGTCCGCCAGGCCGGGCGGGCGTTTCTGTCGTCCTACGTCCCCGTTGCCGAGCGCCGCAAGGATACCCCTTGGGGCGGGCGCGAGCGCGACTTTCAAGTGCACCGGCGCGGCCGCTACGCCGAGTTCAACCTGGCCTTCGACCGGGGGACGCGCTTCGGGCTAGAGACTGGTGGGCGGACCGAGAGCGTGCTGATGAGCCTGCCTCCGGTCGTGCGCTGGGACTACGACCAGAGGCCTGAGCAGGGCACGCCGGAAGCCGAGGCGCTCGCCTTCTTCCGACCGCACGACTGGCTTGGCGTGGAAGCGGGCGAAGGTTCTGAGGAGATTTAA
- the hemE gene encoding uroporphyrinogen decarboxylase, with translation MPDPAPAAPSEHPPLKNDLLLRAARREPTERAPVWVMRQAGRYLPEFQAVRAEHDFFTVCRTPELACEVTLQPLRRFPLDAAIIFSDILVVPQALGLEVQMVKGKGPHFPEPLAGPGDLGRLSTPDVQRELGYVYDAVALTRRVLGGRCPLIGFAGAPWTLAAYMIEGGGSKTFSKSKAWLWAHPEASHELLQAVTDVVADHLAAQAEAGAQALQVFDSWAGLLSPAQFAAFALPYLTQIADRLKASHPDVPLVVFARGAHYALDALAASAYDVVGLDWTIMPAAARAIAGDRAALQGNLDPAALYGSPAAIREAVGQMLAGFGTGGYIANLGHGMHPDHDPEHLAAFVEAVQELSAR, from the coding sequence ATGCCTGACCCCGCGCCTGCTGCCCCCTCGGAGCACCCCCCGCTCAAGAACGATCTCCTGCTGCGCGCCGCACGCCGCGAGCCGACGGAGCGCGCGCCCGTCTGGGTGATGCGGCAGGCCGGGCGCTACCTTCCCGAGTTCCAGGCCGTCCGCGCCGAGCACGACTTCTTCACCGTCTGCCGCACGCCCGAGCTCGCGTGCGAGGTCACGCTCCAGCCGCTGCGCCGCTTCCCGCTCGACGCCGCGATCATCTTCTCCGACATCCTCGTCGTGCCCCAGGCGCTCGGGCTGGAGGTGCAGATGGTCAAGGGCAAAGGCCCGCACTTCCCCGAGCCGCTCGCCGGGCCGGGCGACCTCGGCCGGCTCAGTACGCCCGACGTGCAGCGCGAGTTGGGCTACGTCTACGACGCCGTCGCCCTCACGCGCCGCGTCCTCGGCGGACGGTGCCCGCTCATCGGGTTCGCCGGGGCGCCGTGGACGCTCGCGGCCTACATGATCGAGGGCGGCGGGAGCAAAACCTTCTCGAAGAGCAAGGCCTGGCTCTGGGCCCACCCCGAGGCCAGCCACGAACTGCTCCAGGCCGTCACCGACGTTGTCGCGGACCACCTCGCGGCGCAGGCCGAGGCCGGGGCGCAGGCGCTGCAGGTCTTCGACTCGTGGGCCGGGCTGCTCTCGCCGGCGCAGTTTGCGGCCTTCGCGCTGCCCTACCTGACCCAGATCGCCGACCGGCTCAAGGCCTCGCACCCCGACGTGCCGCTCGTCGTCTTCGCCCGCGGCGCGCACTACGCCCTCGACGCGCTCGCCGCGAGCGCCTACGACGTAGTCGGCCTCGACTGGACGATTATGCCGGCCGCCGCCCGCGCCATCGCCGGCGACCGCGCCGCGCTCCAGGGCAACCTCGACCCGGCCGCGCTCTACGGGTCGCCCGCTGCAATCCGCGAGGCTGTCGGGCAGATGCTCGCCGGCTTCGGGACCGGGGGTTACATCGCCAACCTCGGCCACGGCATGCACCCGGACCACGACCCCGAGCACCTCGCTGCCTTCGTCGAGGCCGTGCAGGAGCTTTCGGCTCGGTAA
- a CDS encoding uroporphyrinogen-III synthase, translating into MPASRPVILLLRQLAEPDPFVAAFEALNVEARCLPVLRFAFENEAVLREHLAHPGGYAGLVLTSPRAVEALREGNLAAWEAKPAFTVGPATAAAARSLGLQAEGGESGHAEALAGSITERTFDRPLLFVCGDRRREVLPERMRAAGVPFEECVAYRTVLLPSALNVLAADPPDWVAFFSPSGVEAALQAAGFPWNGCALAAIGPATAAALDAAHHPPDAVASAPTPDALAAAVRRHLAHA; encoded by the coding sequence ATGCCTGCTTCTCGCCCTGTCATTCTGCTGCTTCGCCAGCTCGCCGAGCCGGACCCCTTCGTCGCCGCCTTCGAGGCGCTGAACGTCGAGGCCCGCTGCCTGCCGGTGCTGCGGTTCGCGTTCGAGAACGAGGCCGTGCTGCGCGAGCACCTAGCGCATCCGGGCGGATATGCAGGGCTGGTCCTGACGAGTCCGCGCGCGGTCGAGGCGCTGCGCGAAGGTAATCTGGCTGCGTGGGAGGCCAAGCCCGCGTTTACGGTCGGGCCAGCGACGGCAGCGGCGGCCCGGTCGCTCGGGCTCCAGGCTGAGGGCGGCGAATCCGGCCACGCCGAAGCCCTCGCCGGCAGCATCACCGAGCGCACGTTCGACCGCCCGCTGCTGTTCGTCTGCGGCGACCGCCGCCGCGAGGTGCTGCCCGAGCGGATGCGCGCGGCGGGTGTCCCGTTCGAAGAATGCGTCGCCTACCGCACGGTCCTCCTGCCGTCCGCGCTGAACGTCCTCGCGGCAGACCCGCCCGACTGGGTCGCCTTTTTCAGTCCCTCCGGGGTCGAGGCCGCGCTGCAGGCCGCAGGTTTTCCGTGGAACGGATGCGCGCTCGCCGCCATTGGACCCGCCACCGCTGCTGCCCTCGACGCAGCCCACCATCCGCCCGATGCCGTTGCATCCGCGCCGACACCCGACGCACTCGCCGCCGCCGTCCGCCGCCACCTCGCCCATGCCTGA